Genomic segment of Myxococcus stipitatus:
CGAGCGGAATGACCACATCCGTCGGCACGCCGACGCTCTCGTACATCCGACCGTCCGGAGCGAAGTACTGCTCGATGGACAAGCCGAACGTCCAGCCATTCGGGAGCTGGCGGGTGGGCGTGTCGGAGTGGGCCCCGAGTGAGCGCTCCCCGACGAGGGTGACCTGGGGCAGCGGGGCCATGGCCATGGTGAAGATCTCCGCCGCGCTCGCGCTGAGGCCGCTCTGCAGCACATAGACGGGCTTGGTGAACGGGCGAGGCCCCGCGGGTCCGAAGCGCAACTCTCGCACGGAGGTGAAGCCGTCGCGCGTGCGGCCCTTCTTCGAGACGCCGAGCCTCTCCGTCGTGGTGAAGCGGCTCGCGAGGGCCAGGGACACGGCGTCATGGCCGCCCGTGTTGAAGCGCACGTCGACGATGAGGGCATCCTTGTCGCCCAGGGCGGCCAGCGCCTCGTCGATGGCCTTGCCCGCCGCCGCCACGTCGGAGGCCGCACCGGACGCCTCCGTGAACTTCATCATCTTGAAGATGGCAATGTAGCCCACCCGCGCGTTGAGGGACTGGTACGCGAGCTGGCCACCGCCCGTCAGGGTGACGCCGGGCCCCTTCCGGAAGCGCTGGTCGATGTACTGAAGGACCGCCTCATGGTGCTCGTAGAATTCGTCGGGGAAGGGCTTGGGTGAGAAGTGCCGCTCTCCTCCCGAGAGGTTGATGTGGCCGTCCCGGAGCGGCGCGAGCATCTCCGACATGAGGGCGAAGAGCTCGTCGTCCGTGGTGGTGGCGGAGACGCGGGGCCGGAACTGCTGGTAGCGGGCGCGCCAGTCGACGCCGTAGAGGTCGAAGAGCGCGTACTGCTCGTTGAAGGTGCTCCAGAGGGTCTCGAAGTTGAGGACCGGGTCCTTCGGTGACGGGAGGGAGCGGGTGCAGAGGTCGGGCACGGGGGCGCGCTTGCCCCGGACGAAGAGCGTCCCGGAGTCCTCGATGACGAGCGCATCGCCCTCCCGCCGGAAGCGCAGGTCGAGCTCGGGCAGCCGCCCGTCCTTCAGCTCACCCTCGGCGAGCGGGAGGCAGCTCACCTCCGTCCGCTCGAAGAGTTCGACCTGGTTGCCGTGAAGCCTCACCACGAGGCCGTACGTCTCGGTGGCCCACTCCCCCTCCACCGTCTTCGGGGGCCCCTCCCCCGGGTCGTCATTCCCACAAGCGGACAACCCCATCAGCAGCGCCAACGGCAGGGCTTTGATACTCCGGTGCATGTGTTCCTCGGAGACAGACGAGAATCTCGTTGGAACACCGCACCGGGGAATGACTGTCACCGCTCGCCGAAGACAAATTAAGACACCTACGCCACCAAGACTCTATTGCAATCCTAGAACTTCTACATCTTGGAATCTGAAATCCCGAATCCGGGCACGGGCGTGTGCGCTCGTGGGACTACCGCGGCGCCAGCTTCGTCACGAACGCGTCGGGGGAGCCCTTGAGGGTGTTCCCATCGAAGTCGCCATACAGGAAGCCGCCTAGGTAGGGGCTGCCCGCCGAGTCGACCGAGAGGCCGTAGACCTGGACGTCGATGGGCACTCCGTTCTTGCTCGCCGGAGGCTGCTGTACCACCCACATCAAGTTGCCGCTGAAGTCGAGCCTGGCGACGAAGCTGTGGGTCGCCCCGCCGCGGGTGTCGTCGCTCCGAGACACGTCCGCGCTCCCGCTTCCGCTCACGTAGAGGCCATCGGCGCTCGCGAAGATGCCCGACGCGGCCGCGCCCGAGCCCGAGCTCAGCTCCCAGACCCACAGCTTGACGCCGCTCGGCGAGTACTTCACGACGAAGGGACTGGTCGGGCTCACGCCGTTGGAAACACCGTCCATTCCGCCCGGGCTGCCGCCGGCGAGATAGACATTCCCCTCCGCGTCGGTGGTGGTGTCGTAGTTGTAGGCGCCCCCCGTGCTCGTCCCGGCCTGCCGGGTCCACTGCTTCACCCCGTTGCCGTTGAACTTGGTGACGAAGACGTCGGAGTTGCTGTTCAGCGTGTTGCCGTCCAGCGCACCGGTCGTCCAGCCGGAGACATAGACATTGCCCGCGCTGTCGGTGGCGACGCGGCGGCTCTCGGTCCGCGCACCCGACATGCCGACCGTCCGCGTCCAAAGCCGATTGCCCGCGGCGTCGTGCTTGCTGACGAACGCATCGTGGAGGCCAGCACGCACGTTCCCATCCACGTTGCCCGTCGTGGAGCCCCCGATGAAGACGTTGTCCGAGCCATCCACCGCGACGCCATAGGCTTCGACGTTGCCGCTCGACGTCCCCAGCAGCCGGGTCCACTGCCGCACGCCGGCGTCATTGTATTGGGTGACGAAGGCCTCGCGCTCGCCCATT
This window contains:
- a CDS encoding S41 family peptidase — protein: MHRSIKALPLALLMGLSACGNDDPGEGPPKTVEGEWATETYGLVVRLHGNQVELFERTEVSCLPLAEGELKDGRLPELDLRFRREGDALVIEDSGTLFVRGKRAPVPDLCTRSLPSPKDPVLNFETLWSTFNEQYALFDLYGVDWRARYQQFRPRVSATTTDDELFALMSEMLAPLRDGHINLSGGERHFSPKPFPDEFYEHHEAVLQYIDQRFRKGPGVTLTGGGQLAYQSLNARVGYIAIFKMMKFTEASGAASDVAAAGKAIDEALAALGDKDALIVDVRFNTGGHDAVSLALASRFTTTERLGVSKKGRTRDGFTSVRELRFGPAGPRPFTKPVYVLQSGLSASAAEIFTMAMAPLPQVTLVGERSLGAHSDTPTRQLPNGWTFGLSIEQYFAPDGRMYESVGVPTDVVIPLDCAGIAAGTDRILQEALRLTAALP
- a CDS encoding SBBP repeat-containing protein; its protein translation is MQRFVLPGALTLGVLCGCWGEDSADSTADATRSQALTCTNLVPVMTSATAPSGIASASGVFNASSLYSAWKAFDGNYSFWLSAEGQTPAWLAYQFSDGPKTVHRYAITYSNGSIVTRAPMNWTLEGWNGAAWVVVDTRTQQTGWSSPLRREFNVASPGAYVKYRLNVTDDNDTRTGNVVISIGALELLSCAGPVTVWTRTSGATGGITQSYDLTGLPSGRTYLTGFTNVGLEGVPGTGGFTDGFLTARDANGGVLWSRQMGSPTSAVWPFAVATTPTSGHVLAAGIVQGPLDGATEMGEREAFVTQYNDAGVRQWTRLLGTSSGNVEAYGVAVDGSDNVFIGGSTTGNVDGNVRAGLHDAFVSKHDAAGNRLWTRTVGMSGARTESRRVATDSAGNVYVSGWTTGALDGNTLNSNSDVFVTKFNGNGVKQWTRQAGTSTGGAYNYDTTTDAEGNVYLAGGSPGGMDGVSNGVSPTSPFVVKYSPSGVKLWVWELSSGSGAAASGIFASADGLYVSGSGSADVSRSDDTRGGATHSFVARLDFSGNLMWVVQQPPASKNGVPIDVQVYGLSVDSAGSPYLGGFLYGDFDGNTLKGSPDAFVTKLAPR